One window from the genome of Panthera leo isolate Ple1 chromosome D3, P.leo_Ple1_pat1.1, whole genome shotgun sequence encodes:
- the LRRC30 gene encoding leucine-rich repeat-containing protein 30, producing MGAKPSSARCKDKGPRRMVFPRGRQQFSPWDDTLLSGKDPRSLLKRGMRHVSFSLVTKGMTDIPDFLWGLSEVQKLNLSHNQLRALPPEVGKLSRLVVLNLCGNRLRSLPREIGLLKSLKVLFVNMNCLTELPAELSACRSLEVLSLSHNCLSQLPASFADLSRLRKLNLSNNYFAHIPLCVFALKELDFLHVGSNRLENIAESIQCLVGLQIFIAESNNIHAFPRSLCLLTSLELLNLNNNDIQTLPDELYLLWRLGRIAWNPMDKGLHISHNPLSKPLPELVEGGLEMLFSYLKDKKHS from the coding sequence atgggggcCAAGCCGTCAAGTGCTCGCTGCAAGGACAAGGGCCCCAGGAGAATGGTGTTCCCACGCGGGAGGCAGCAATTCTCCCCGTGGGACGACACCCTCCTCTCGGGGAAGGACCCCCGGTCTCTGCTGAAGCGGGGCATGCGCCACGTCAGCTTCAGCCTGGTCACCAAGGGAATGACAGACATCCCCGACTTTCTGTGGGGCTTGTCTGAGGTCCAGAAACTCAATCTGTCTCACAACCAGCTCAGGGCTCTCCCGCCCGAGGTGGGGAAGCTGAGTCGCCTGGTGGTCCTGAACTTATGCGGGAACCGCCTGCGGAGCCTGCCTCGAGAAATCGGCCTCCTCAAGAGCCTGAAGGTCCTGTTCGTGAACATGAACTGCCTGACCGAGCTGCCGGCCGAGCTGAGCGCCTGCAGGAGCCTGGAGGTCCTGAGCCTGTCGCACAactgcctctcccagctccccGCCAGCTTCGCCGACCTCTCCAGGCTGAGGAAGCTGAACCTCAGCAACAACTATTTTGCTCACATCCCCCTCTGCGTGTTTGCGCTGAAGGAGCTGGATTTCCTGCACGTGGGCTCCAATCGCCTGGAAAACATCGCCGAGAGCATCCAGTGCCTGGTGGGCCTGCAGATCTTCATCGCGGAGAGCAACAACATCCACGCCTTCCCGCGCTCGCTCTGCCTGCTCACCAGCCTGGAGCTGCTGAACCTGAACAACAATGACATCCAGACCCTCCCGGACGAGCTCTACCTGCTGTGGAGGCTGGGGCGGATTGCCTGGAATCCCATGGACAAAGGGCTCCACATCTCGCACAACCCGCTATCCAAGCCTCTGCCGGAGCTGGTGGAGGGGGGCCTGGAGATGCTCTTCAGTTACCTGAAGGACAAAAAGCACAGCTGA